The genomic segment TATTTTATTAACAGATTTAGGGTTTTATGGCTGGAAACTTCCACAAACAACACTTATTATGCCCCACAAGAAGCCCAAAAATAAGGAACTTACCAAAATACAAAAAGTTCAAAATAGACTACAAAGTAAAGAAAGAGTAAGAATAGAAAATGCGTTTGCACACCTAAAAGCATTACGAATTGTCAAAGAACGAATCAGAACTTACATAGACAAAACAAAAGAAACCGTATTCACCATAGCCGTAGCACTATACAATTTCAGGAAAACTTTTGCCCTAAAAAGAAAAGTCATACGGCTATAATTATTCATAAACTCTATTATTTTAATGGGGGGGCTTGGGTTGCCGTCGGAGGCGGTGGTTCAGGCTGGGGACTTACAGGCAACACGGGAATAAATCCTGTGATAAATTTTATCGGAACAACGGGACCGCAAGATTTTGTTACACGTACCAATAACCTTGAGCGTATGCGCCTTACGAGTGCCGGCAACTTTGGTATCGGCACAACAACTCCCGCGCAGCGTCTCTCTGTCAACGGGTCTATCCAAGCTATTGATTTTACAACCTCTGGCGGTCAGAACATCATCATTGGAGACGATGCATTTATGGCGGATATGGATTTACCGAATCGTACCGCTATCATTGGTTTGCAGAACAACACAATCGGCGAATTACAATTAGGAAACAGTGCCACAAATCCAACACTTTCGGGTAATCCCGGTTTTCTTTTTCTGAACCAAGAATTGCGCATTCAAAATAATGTTAACGTTTTTCGCAGAGCAAACCGACCTGTTATATTTTCAGATAACTTTACTACCTTTGGCTTTGGAGCAGGGGTTCATCTTGCAAACGCAGAAAGTGAAGAAGGTGGCTTTTATGCAGATGGCAACTATGCAATGGTCTATAGTCCCGGCGACAACGACTTAGTGAAATTCGTTGATGAAGATGGTTGGGATAATGCTGGTAATGCCTATGATGGTGGTTCACTTAGAGCGCGTATAGACAATGGTGGAACTTTTTTCACTATATCAGATATAAATCAGAAAGAGGACATCAAAAATCTAACAGGCTCTCTAATGAAAGTTATGGCTATTAGTGGATATACCTATAATTTTAAACTTCTTCCTGGCGAGGTTAAAAAGAACAGTCCTAAGACGAAGGGAATAGGAGTTCTGGCGCAGGAGGTGGAGCGTGTTTTTCCTGAAGCTGTCAGCAATATAGACGGACATTACATGGTTAATTATTCCGCCTTCGCTCCTCTACTAATTGAAGCTGTGAAAGAGCAACAGAGCCAGATAGAAACGCTGAAACAGGAGAATCAAAAAATGAGAGCAGAACTTGATGAATTGAAATATTTACATCAAGAGCTGGAAAATATTAAAAAGTTACTAAATAATAAAAAATAATTTTTTATTTTTATAAATTTTACTCTCATGAAAAAAATAATACCGCTTCTGCTGCTTTTGCTGACGGTGCTGCCCTTAAAGGCGCAGTTTGTCAGGAACGAAGGGGCAAGCATACAAATCAATACAGGTACTTATGTACGCAGTGGCGAATGGACAAATGCCACCGCTACTTCTACCACCGCCCTAAGCGGCGAACTTTTGCTAACACAAGACTTGGTCAATAACGGTACTTTTGCAGGTGCAAATGGCTCTTGGTTGCGCTTTGTGGGTGTTGCGCTGCAAAATGTCGAAGGCACAAATCAGGTTGCTTTGTCAAATTTGCAAGTCAATAACGGAGGCAATCATTTACAACTACAAAATCAGGTCTTGATAAATACTCAATTAGACCTGACAAATGGACGCTTGTTTTCCGATTTGGCGACCATCTTCTTTTCGCCTACTGCCCTCAATCCGGCAGAAACCAACGCCAATCGCATCATAGGTACTGCCGTCATGCAGGCGCGTCCGATTGGCGTAGGGGCGATGCCTACTTTCCTAAACGCTACTTTGGGTGCTGGTGCAGACGTGGGTAATGTTACCCTTACACGCCGTACAGGAGCGCAAGGCATTATTAACATAGCAGGAAATACGAGCATTGCCTCTTATTGGACTTTCGAGACTACCGCTGGCGGCACGCGCGATTTGACACTCTCTTGGCTTTCCGATTTAGACAACGGCAAAGATTTGACCCAATTGCAGCGTTGGCGCACGGCTTCCTACAATACGATTGCTGCCCCTTGGAATCAAGTCGCTGCCTTGAGCGACCTTTCTGTTCGCACTTTCACACAGAGCGAAACAGACTTGCAAAACTCTTGGACATATTCTGACGCTGCCAATCCTTTGGGTCTGATAAGATGCGTCGACAACCAAACTGCCAACACAGTTGCTCTTGCTTGTACTTATACCCATAGCGATAATACTTGGAACAGTACCGTCAGTGCTATCGTAACGGGACTAACCTACGACCTCACTGGGGCAACAACGGCATCTGGACTTACGACCCTAAATGGTGCAGTTTTCAATTTAGGCGTTAC from the Hugenholtzia roseola DSM 9546 genome contains:
- a CDS encoding transposase family protein: ILLTDLGFYGWKLPQTTLIMPHKKPKNKELTKIQKVQNRLQSKERVRIENAFAHLKALRIVKERIRTYIDKTKETVFTIAVALYNFRKTFALKRKVIRL
- a CDS encoding tail fiber domain-containing protein gives rise to the protein MINFIGTTGPQDFVTRTNNLERMRLTSAGNFGIGTTTPAQRLSVNGSIQAIDFTTSGGQNIIIGDDAFMADMDLPNRTAIIGLQNNTIGELQLGNSATNPTLSGNPGFLFLNQELRIQNNVNVFRRANRPVIFSDNFTTFGFGAGVHLANAESEEGGFYADGNYAMVYSPGDNDLVKFVDEDGWDNAGNAYDGGSLRARIDNGGTFFTISDINQKEDIKNLTGSLMKVMAISGYTYNFKLLPGEVKKNSPKTKGIGVLAQEVERVFPEAVSNIDGHYMVNYSAFAPLLIEAVKEQQSQIETLKQENQKMRAELDELKYLHQELENIKKLLNNKK